In Dromaius novaehollandiae isolate bDroNov1 chromosome 29, bDroNov1.hap1, whole genome shotgun sequence, the DNA window AGTGAGGGGCGCCGAGGAGGGACTCCGCGAGCGTCGCAAACAAGCCCGACTTccagcccgcccgccgccccgggggctgcgccAGCCCACcgccctccttccctctcccccccctttaCTTTTGTTTCCATACGGTAAAACACCCCGGGCGAGAgcggccggcggccgccgcggcccctccgcgcggACTCGGGGCGCAGCGGGGAGGAGCGCCGGGGGCTCTTCCCTGTACATAACTCCCGTAGCTAGAGCCCCCCtcgcgccgccgggggggggggggggggctgcttcTCTTCTGTTCCGTTTTTTCCGGCTAATCATCATGTTTAAAGAGAAATCCCTCCCCGTGCCCCCGCTACGCCGCCTGTACCCGCCGTATGCTACCGCGCCGCCGGGGGCCCCGCTCGGGGCGCGGGCCCTGTATAAAAGCACTTGTAACTTTGATCCCTCGTCTGTGGTGAGGCCGCGTCCGCGCCGGGGGGGGACGacgacggggacggggacgcccggggcgccgggccccccctcgccccgcggccTCCCGGCTGCGGAGCAGGAGAAAGCCAGagtgatttattattattattattattttttaaaatatattctatgtTGATTAAAGCCCTCCCTGTGCGTCGGTGCGTGGCTGATTCGGGGGGGCTGCggctccccctcccgccccggcggcgggtgCGGCGCGTCCTCCGCGCCGGCAGGggccgctggcggcggcggcggcgcctcgacggccgcggggcagcgcagcgcggcgcagcgcggggccgcggcccggcggcaggtagcggcgccggcccggggcgccgggggcggggaggggggggcgcgggccggaacgggccggcgcgggggcggcgcggggccgggcggcgcagGGCCGGtaccgggcggcgcggggcccgcgtGGGGCCCGTGGGGCGGGTCGTGGGGCCTGTGGGGTCTGCGTGGGGCCGGCTGTGGGGTCTGTGGGGCCAGCTGTAGGGGCCGGCTGTGGGGTCtgtgtggggctggctgtgggtCTGTATAGGGCTGGCTATGGGGTCtgtgtggggctggctgtggggccaGTTGTAGGGGCTGGCTATGGGTCTGTATAGGGCTGGCTATGGGGTCtgtgtggggctggctgtggggccaGTTGTAGGGGCTGGCTATGGGGCTGTATAGGGCTGGCTGTGGGGTCtgtgtggggctggctgtggggccaGTTGTAGGGGCTGGCTATGGGGCTGTATAGGGCTGACTGTGAGGTCtgtgtggggctggctgtggggtcTATGGGGCCAGATGTAGGGGCTGGCTATGGAGTCTGTATGGGGCCAGCTGTGGGGTCCGTGGGGCTGGTTGTAGGGGCAGGCTGTGGGGGTCTGTGTGGGCGGTGTGTATGGGACCAGCTTTGGGGTCTGTGGGGTTCTCTATGGGGCTGGCTGGCTGTGGGGCCTCTGAGGCCAACtgtggggtctctatggggcaggcTGTGTAGTGTCTATGGGGCTGGCTTTGGGGTCTGTGGGGGAGCCTGTACGGGGCTGGCTGTGGGGTTATGGGGCTGGCGGCAGGGTCTGTATGGGGCCGGCTGTGGGGTCTGTGGGGCTGGCGGTAGGGTCTGTATGGGGCCAGCTGCGGGTagcagctctgtggctgcagtgACGTTTCCTGCCATGCCCGTTTCCGCCCCACAGTTTCCACCCCACAGCAGGCACAGGTGTgaggtggggggggctgtggggggagagtggggggggggacacataGGGggcctgcagtggggcagggggggacaCGCAGGGGatgcagcagggcagggggggtcatgcagtggggcagggggggacatgcagtggggcagggggacacacAGGGTCATGCAGTGGGGGGGGTcatgcagtggggcagggggggacacgcagtggggcagggaggacacACAGGATCATGCAGTGGGGGGGGTcatgcagtggggcaggggaggccatgcagtggggcagggaggacacACAGGATCAtgcagtggggtgggggggacatgCAGTGGGGCAGctgggtcactgcagcctcaggcCCCCCCCGATGCCTCCCCTGGTCTTTGGGGGGCTCCAGGCCATCGCCGTGGGGCCAGCTCACCCCGGGGCCCATCCTGTACCCCCTGCGCGCTggccggccctgccccacggcggggacggggacgggggtcCCTCTGCGCGCTggccggccctgccccacggcggggacggggacgggggtcCCTGCCCCCCCAGCACGCGCTGCTTCCTCTTTCTCggtgctgcggcggggccggttcctgctctcgctgctgctgcggtcgGGGCGGAAAGTCCTGCGACGCTGCGGGGGGATGTGGGGGCCCACGTCCCCCGCTGCCGTAGGGGGGTGAGGGGGCCTTCTGCCCCACAGctgtggggggccgtggggggctgTGGCACCCTCGTCCCGCTCTCTGGGAGCCCGACCGGGCACGAAGTGGGGCTCGGACCGCCGTGCCGGGGACCCGGGTGTCCGGGGCACCCCAGGGCTGGCCGCTGCCTCCTGCTCCTTGTGGGGGGCTGCCCCACTGCAGAGGGGGGGCCGGCCGCGGGGTCCCCCCATGTGGGCCTTCTGGGCGGCAGCCTGGGGGGCCCGTCCCCCCCCTTTTGCTGGGGGTGCCGGGGCAGTTTCTCCCCCGCTCGCGTTAGGTTACGGGAAGCTAAATCGGGAAGGAGCCTGCGTCTCCGCAGCCTCGGGCGTCACGTGGCGTGGCGATAAAAATAGCCCTGGTGGCATCTCGCCGCGCGTgcagccccccgggggggccggggtgagcggggtggggggtccccggccccagggcaggtttggggccgagcccggccctgccgcgctgccctgcgccggcgCTGGCGGGATTTCCTCCTCCGGGCTGCGGACGGGGTTACGGCTCCGGGCCGGGAGACGGCGACGTCCCCGGCTGCCTCCCGCCAGGCTCTGCCGCGCGCCGGCGGCCTTCGGGGCCGGGCCGAGCATCCCGCCGCGCTCGTCCGCGTGGCCTCCGGACGGGCGGTGGGACGCGGCGCGGGCGTTCACGGCTCCTTCGctgcttccttcccctttccagccgtccccgcgcggctccgcggcagCCTCGCAGCCCCGGTCCCTCCGCGCCGCGGCTGCCCGGGCAAGCGGGGGGCTccggtgctgggctgggggcgCTGGGGGtcgggggagaggggctgggggtcTGCGCcggggcagggcactgagcaggcggggagccgcgccgggggctgctcGCCGTGCCGGGGGTCGCGCCGCAGAGCCGCCGACCCCAGGGACATCCCCACTTGGCGGGGACGTTCGGGGTGGGGGCTCGGCCCCCTGCCCCCGCCGAGGCCGGGGGTCCCCAGCGTCCCCGGCGCTTGGCAGCGCTCCGCGGCGTGACCGGCAAACAGGAAGCCTCCTCCCTTCCCGTCCCCGGCGCTTTCGCCCCGTCAGCTCGGCTCGCGGGCAGCCGTGccccgggccgcgctgccgcctctcCCCGCGGCTGCCGCCCAGCCGGGGGGCAGCCCCACAGCGCCGCTCCCACCCCGCCTCCCCCCGGGGACCGCCGGAGCGGGGGGACGGGGCTGCGAGGCGCCGGGCTGAGGCGGGACGGGGATCCCGGCGCCCGCCGACTtgtccccgctgcccccgcagATGCCGTGAGCCGCGGCCATGTCGGACGAGAAGCCGCCGCAGCTGGTGGACTACTTCGTGGTGGCGGGGCTGACGGACGCCTCGCAGccgctggaggaggagagccagcagcaccgCCCGGCGCGGCCCAGCGAGCCCATCACGGACGTGGCCGTCATCATCCGCTCGCAGGGCGAGGAGGTGCCCCACGGCTTCACCTGCATCGAGACCACGACCTCGGGCCACCCCGTGGACCTCAATGCCGGGCTGCTCAACAACCCCCAGATGTACATATGCTACAAGCGGGGCCGCGACAAGCTGCCCCTCATCGAGCTGGGGTGAGTCCTGGGGCCGCCAGAGCTGCcctcgcgcccgccccccccccccccccccccgggtgtcGTCTCACCCCCCCTCTGCCCAGGGTGCACTATGAGGGCAAGGACCGCCCGAAGCCGGGCTACAAGATCTTGGACACGACGCCCTACAGCCGCTCGGCCAACCTGAACTCGGGCGGGCCGGGCCACCAGCGCACCTTCCTGGCGTACCGGCGGGCGGCCGAGTCGCAGGGCCACAACACGCTGGGCGTCACCGACATCTGCCTCGTCATGCCCAGCAAGGGCGAGAGCACCCCCCACACCTTCTGCCGCGTGGACAAGAACCTCAACACCAGCATGGTGGgtgccggggcgccgcggcgggtgggcaggggtccctggccgccgcggcgcccgcccgcgccgacCGCTCCGCTCCCTCCTCGCAGTGGGGCCCGGCGCTGTTCCTCTGCTACAAGATCGCGATGGCCAAGGCCAACACGCTGGTGTACGAAGCAGGTAGGGTCCTGCTCGGGGGGCACGTCCCTGCTCGGGGGGTTTGCGCCTGGGAGTcgccggggctgggcagggggctgAGGGCTTGGCTCggacctgcagctgctgcagcgcCGTGCTGCGGCGTCGCCGTGCCCCCGTGCCACCCTTCGAGGGCGGCCGCCCgcccttcccagctctgctggcggctcccggccgccccgggctcGGCGGGCTCCGGCGCACcgtcctctcctctcctctcctcccagggcTCCTGGGCCGCTACCCCGAGCAGGACAGCGAGTCCTTCCCTCTCCCCGAGTCGGTGCCCGTCTTCTGCCTGCCCATGGGTGCCACCATCGAGAGCTGGCCGGCCGACACCAAGTACCAGCTGCCCGTCTTCTCCACCTTCGTGCTGACCGGCGCCTCGGGCGACAAggcaggaggggccgggggcggcggggccgggaggaggggcggcgggggggccgacGGCGCTGACGGGCCGCCCCGCGCAGGTGTACGGCGCGGCCATCCAGTTCCACGAGGCCTACCCGCGGGAGCGGCTCTCCGAGAAGCAGAGCCTGCGCCTGGGCCTGCTCAGCGTGGTGGACCGGCGCCCCATCGCCAGCAAGTCCGTGCAGACCCGCAAGAGCATCTGCGTCCTCTCCCACTGGCCCTTCTTCGACGTCTTCCGCAAGTTCCTCATGTTTATCTACCGCTATTCCATCTCGGGGCCCCACGTGCTGCCCCTGGAGACGTGAGCGCCGGGCCCAGGGGTGGGAGGGCACTGGGCGTCCCCGCGCAGGacgggccccggggggggcaggggggggccaGCCCCCGGGAGGAGCGGGGTGAAGAGCCACGGGGAGGGCGGCAGGGCGACGGGGCCGgggtcccgccgcggcccccaccCCGAcgggctcttcctcctccaggcacaTCTCCCACTTCATGCACAACGTGCCCTTCCCGTCGCCGCAGCGGCCGCGCATCCTGGTCCAGGTGAGTCCCCGAGCCCCGAGCCGTGCGCCGAGGCCCCGTGGGGACCCCGCGCTGCACCCCAAGCTGCCCGCACGCCCCGTGTCTCTCCTCAGATGTCTCCGTACGACaacctgctgctctgccagcccGTGTCCTCCCCGTTGCCGCTCAGGTAGAGCCGTGGGGGACGGCCGCGGGGTCGGGTGGGCCCGGGGTGCCGCGCAGCGGGGCGGCCGAGCCGTGCCGACGCCGAGTGACGCGGCCCCCGCAGCGGAGCCAGCTTCCTGACGCTGCTGCAGAACCTGGGCCCCGAGAACGCCGTGACGCTGCTCGTGGCCGTGCTCacggagcagaagctgctcatccACTCGCTGCGCCCCGACGTGCTGACCAGCGTGGGCGAAGCCCTGGTCTCGGTGagtgccgggggggccgcggcgtggcgcggggcgggccgggccgctcctGCCCGCGGCGCTGATCCCCCCCTGTCCTGTCCCCAGATGATCTTCCCCCTGCGCTGGCAGTGCCCCTACATCCCGCTGTGCCCGCTCACGCTGGCTGACGTGCTGTGTGCCCCCGTGCCCTTCATTGTAGGCATCCACTCCAGCTACTTCGACCTCTACGACCCCCCCAAAGATGTCATCTTTGTCGACCTGGACACCAACACCATCTTCCAGTAAGTGGCCCCTAACTGGGCCCCTCTTACGGGCAGCCTTTCCCTGCCCGGGCAGAGGCAGCACCCAGACCCGGTGGGTGCAGACGGGCTCTCCTGGCACTGCGTCCCGgtgccgggctgggggccggggtgCTGCCGCTGGGCCCGGGGGCCGGCAGCCCTCCTTGGTgcccctctgcctgcccccagGAGCGAGGAGCGGAAGCTGCTGTCGCCGCGGGCCCTGCCCCGCCGGCCCTGCAAggtgctgctggcctccctgcacAGCCACTTCCAGCAGCTGGACGAGAGTGagtgggggccggggggcggcgggagcccgcgggGGGGGCGTGAGGATGAGGAGAGCCCGGGGAGTGGCGCGGAAGGGCTGGGCAGACCCCGTCCCCTGCTCGCCCCTTCCCCAGTGTACAACAAGCCGGTGGAGGAGGCCTCGCTGGAGTTCCTGCTCACGGACTACGACCTGGTGTACGGGCGGCGcaagcagctggagctggagatCCAGGCCTCCTTCCTGCGCTTCATGGCCTGCGTGCTGAAGGGCTACCGCTCCTACCTGCAGCCCATCACCCAGGCCCCCTCCGAGAAGACCCGCGACTCCAGCAACCTCTTCTTCCTGCAGGGTgagcgcggggcgggcagggccgggggcagcgggacgAGCCCAGCGGCGGCCTGACCTGCCCCTCCGTCCCTCCCCGCAGGCTTCCTCAAGTCCCGGGACCGGGCGTACCACAAGTTCTATGGGCAGCTGCTGCGCACGCAGCTCTTCACGCAGTTCATCGAGGACTGCTCCTTCGCCAGCGACCGCTACACCTGCCTCGAGTTCTTCGACACCTGCGTGGACAAGgtgggcgctgccgccggccccgctgcggccccggccccgctgctgctcccgggagccgggctgtgccgggggggccgcgctggaGCCTCCCTGTCCCCCGCAGGTGCAGGTGGACCTGGAGAAGCCGGAGGACGTTCCCCTGATGGAGCTGGACGACTCGCACGGCAGCGAGCACACCGTGTTCATCATGCCCCCCGAGGAGCCCACGGGACCCGACGGCGCCGAGCTGCCCGCGCGCTACTGgtgagcccccgccgccgccccccgcggccccgccgcccccgcggccccggctcagcctctcctcccccagCTACGACGGGTTCCCCACGCTGCGCCTCGACCTGCTCGAGCGCTCCCAGGACCAGCTGATGGCCCAGCTCTGCCAGGCCAAGAGCAGtgcccccagcagccctgccccacgcaggaCCAAGCAGGTAAAGGCCTGGCGCTCGGGCCCGCGGTGCAGCGAGTGAGCTGGCCTCAGCCTGGCTGGACGGGGGGGAGCCTGAGCCGGGCTTGCAGGGGCGGTGCAGAGGGACGCGGAGTCACGGGGGAGCTGCGTCCTGGGGGACAGCGGTGCCGGCTGGGGCGGGcctggggcggctggggcggTCATGGCCGACGGGAGGCCTTGCTGCCCCGGCTGCGCGTcccagcctccccccgcccctctccccgcgcccagGAGATGAAGGTGGCCCAGCGCGTGGCGCAGAAATACTCCTCGGTGCCCGACATGTGGGCCAAGTGCCTGCTGGGGCACTGCTACGGGCTGTGGTTCATCTACCTGCCTACGTAcgtgcgcgccgccgcctccaAGGTCCGGGCGCTCCAGCTGGCCTACGAGGTGCTCAAGAAGATGGAGGCTCACAAAGTGGTGCTGCCGGACGAGGtaggggccgcggggccgccccggccgcggctggGGGAGGCGAGAGGACTTGGCCCCCCCCGACGCCCCCGCGTCCCCAGGTCTGCTACCGGATCCTGATGCAGCTGTGCGGGCAGTACGGGGAGCCGGTGCTCTCGGTGCGCGTGCTGCTGGAGATGAAACGTGCCGGCATCGTGCCCAACACCATCACCTACGGCTACTACAACAAGGTACCGGCGTGGGGGGATGCAGGCAGCCGGTGCCGGCGCGCGGGGTCCCTCCTCGCGCGCGCGACCCTCCccgccacggctctgccctccTCGCAGGCGGTGCTGGAGAGCAAGTGGCCGGCGAGCACGCAGGGCGGGCGCCTGCGCTGGGCCAAGCTCCGCAACGTGGTGCTGGGGGCGGCCCAGTTCCGGCAGCCGCTGCGGCAGCGGGAGAgggagcgccgcgccgccacGCTGCCAGGTGCgtgcggcgccccggggccggccggggggctgccggcggccccctccccgcccctgacggcccctccggccccggcagacggccgggcccccgcggcccccgcgccccggccccgggccagCCTGCAGCGGCAGACCACCTGGGCAGGGCGCAGCCTGCGGgacgcccccccggccccccagctcGTGAAGAGCGGCAGCCTCAGCTTCCCCCACAGCGAGGCCACCACGCTGGAAGCCGGCGTTGCCCACAGTgagtggggcagggctgggccgggggggccgggggctgcggcagcccctcaccgccccccccttcccccgcccgCAGTGATCAAAGCCCTGGGCGTGCTGGAGCCCAGCGCCGACTCCCTGCCGGCGCTGCCGCCCTGGCTGCGAGGGCTGCGGGACGCGGCGCCCAGCTCCGAGGACGGGAGCCTGTCGGACGTCAGCTTCGTGACGGACGAGAGCGACCGGCTGACGCTGGACAGCGCGGACGGGCAGCTGGCCGCCGAGGGCCCGGAggggccggccgcgccgggggccaaGCCGTGCCGGCGGGACGAGAACCACAACAGCCTGGCCGGGGGCACGCCGCGCCGGGGGCTGGCCGccaagctgcagcagctgctgtcgCCCGCCAAGCGGCCCTCGCTGCGGCACGCGGCCAGCATGGAGCACCCCGGCAGCCTGCGGGACGCCGGCTCCCTGCGCCGGGCCTCCGAGCAGCGGGACAGGGAGcctgcgccgcgccgcagccccatGGAGACCCTGCTGCATCCCCGGGAGCGCCCCGAATCCACCGCCTCTGAGGTACGCTCCTCCCCAAACGGGCTCCCAACGCCCCGGTCCCCCGCAGGCTTCATCCCGGGCCGGGGAGGTGCTGGTGCTGCCCGGGGctgtgctctgcctccagccttccccagccccgggcagcaTGGGGAGGCCAAGCTGGGGGCTGCGGCTTCCCCCCGCTCATGGCACGTTTCCCCCAGAGCTCCGTCTCGCTGGGCAGCGAGTTCGACCTGTCGGACACGTCGCTCTGCAGCGTGGGCTTCCACAAATCCTCCGACCCGCTGACCGAGGCCGTGGCCGGACAGGAGCCGCCCGCCGTGGAGGTGAGCCCGGGGCCCCCGTCCCTGCCCGGGGGCTCCAGGGTGGCGCGGGGCAGGTGCTgacgccgctgccgctgccgctgcccaggTCCTGCTGTCGAGCTGCTCGCGGTGCCAGGGCTGCGACTCGCTGGTGTACGATGAGGAGGTGATGGCCGGCTGGACGTCCGACGACTCCAACCTTAACACCACCTGCCCCTTCTGCGGCCGCTCCTTTGTGCCCTTCCTCAGCATCGAGATCCAGGACTTCCAGCAGCCGAGGTGAGACCCGCTCCGGGTGCCCGGCGAgacccccggggcccccccgcacccTGGTGTCCCCTGTCCTCTGAGGAGACTCTGCCGCCCTCGCGTCCTGCCGCCCACCCCGCTCCGCCCCGGTGCCCTCGGTGTCTCTAACCGCCTCCTTGCCGCGCAGCGTCGCTGAGGACGGCTCCGTGCTGCCTCCCGCCGAACTGGGGCCCGTGCTCAGCGACCGCCTCCGGTGCCTGGCCCTGGATGAGGCCGAGCCGgagccgggggcggccccggggctctgcAATGGCTCCGTGGACTCCACGGTACGGGATGGGCCGGGGCGGTGCCGTGGGGGGGGCGCGTTCCCCGGGGGCCGGAGCGTggccgggggccggcggcaccCCGCGTCCCAGCGCCCCGTCCTCGCTGCCCgcaggcgccgcggggcccgccgCGACGGTCGGAGCGCGTGGCCTTCGCCTACCTGAGCCCGCTGGTGCTGCGCAAGGAGCTCGAGAGCCTGCTGGAGAACGAGGGCAGCGAGTTCCTGGCCCAGCCCGAGCTGGTCGACAGCCACCCCATCATCTACTGGAACCTGGTCTGGTACTTCCAGCGCCTGGGGCTGCCCAGCAACCTGCcccggctgctgctgggctcgCAGCACGTCGCGGCCCCCCCGCAGGTactggggggctggcggggcaggggtaggggggggcgcgggcccgTCCCGGCGCTCACCGCCGTCTCGCGCAGGCTCAGCCCCCGGACGCGCTGCCGGTGTGCGTGCGCCTGCTCTGGGACGTCCTCACCCCCGAGCCCGACAGCTGCCCCCCGCTTTACGTCCTCTGGCGGCTTCACAGTGAGTGGCGCGGGGgagctgggggccgcgggggggccgtgCTGGCGGGGCAGCGCCGACCCCCTccgccttccccccgccccaggcaaCATCCCCACCCGGCTGCAGTCCTGGCGCCACCACAACCACCCCTTCTCGCTGGCCTTCCTGGAGGCCGTGCTGAACCACGTGGGGCTGAGCGAGGTGCACAAGGCCATCGCCCTCTTCCTCGAGACGCTGGCCACGCAGAGCAGCCCGCGGCACCAGCAGAGGtaccgccccggcccccgccccggcccccgcgcggggCTCCTCGCCCCCctcacttctgcctccctctctgcctccgcAGGAGCATCTACCGGGAGATCCTCTTCCTCACGCTGGCGGCGCTGGGCCGGGACCACATGGATATCGGTacgtgggggcggcgggggaggcgctgcggggggggcggggggcccctGGCAGCGCTGACGGCCGCTCCCCCCGCAGCCGCCTTCGACAAGAAGTACAAGTCGGCCTACAACAAGCTGGCGGGGAGCCTGGGCAAAGAGGAGCTGCGCCGGCAGCGGGCTCAGCCCCCCAGCTCCAAAGCCATCGACTGCCGCAAGAGCTTCGGCGCCACCCTGGAGTGCTAGAGCCGGCCctgcgccggggggccgggggggcaggcaCCGGGCACCCCTTCTCCTCCCCGCCGCACTTTAGCTTTGCCTGGCTCCCAGGGAAGGCTCCAGCACCGGCCTGGGCACCTTTTCCCTCCCCGGGCCAGGCGAGGGGCAGCTCCCCCCACTCCCGAGCCCTCGGCCCTGGCAGGGGAAGCCGCGGGGACGGAGGCGtccc includes these proteins:
- the DENND4B gene encoding DENN domain-containing protein 4B isoform X4, which translates into the protein MSDEKPPQLVDYFVVAGLTDASQPLEEESQQHRPARPSEPITDVAVIIRSQGEEVPHGFTCIETTTSGHPVDLNAGLLNNPQMYICYKRGRDKLPLIELGVHYEGKDRPKPGYKILDTTPYSRSANLNSGGPGHQRTFLAYRRAAESQGHNTLGVTDICLVMPSKGESTPHTFCRVDKNLNTSMWGPALFLCYKIAMAKANTLVYEAGLLGRYPEQDSESFPLPESVPVFCLPMGATIESWPADTKYQLPVFSTFVLTGASGDKVYGAAIQFHEAYPRERLSEKQSLRLGLLSVVDRRPIASKSVQTRKSICVLSHWPFFDVFRKFLMFIYRYSISGPHVLPLETHISHFMHNVPFPSPQRPRILVQMSPYDNLLLCQPVSSPLPLSGASFLTLLQNLGPENAVTLLVAVLTEQKLLIHSLRPDVLTSVGEALVSMIFPLRWQCPYIPLCPLTLADVLCAPVPFIVGIHSSYFDLYDPPKDVIFVDLDTNTIFQSEERKLLSPRALPRRPCKVLLASLHSHFQQLDEMYNKPVEEASLEFLLTDYDLVYGRRKQLELEIQASFLRFMACVLKGYRSYLQPITQAPSEKTRDSSNLFFLQGFLKSRDRAYHKFYGQLLRTQLFTQFIEDCSFASDRYTCLEFFDTCVDKVQVDLEKPEDVPLMELDDSHGSEHTVFIMPPEEPTGPDGAELPARYCYDGFPTLRLDLLERSQDQLMAQLCQAKSSAPSSPAPRRTKQEMKVAQRVAQKYSSVPDMWAKCLLGHCYGLWFIYLPTYVRAAASKVRALQLAYEVLKKMEAHKVVLPDEVCYRILMQLCGQYGEPVLSVRVLLEMKRAGIVPNTITYGYYNKAVLESKWPASTQGGRLRWAKLRNVVLGAAQFRQPLRQRERERRAATLPGACGAPGPAGGLPAAPSPPLTAPPAPADGRAPAAPAPRPRASLQRQTTWAGRSLRDAPPAPQLVKSGSLSFPHSEATTLEAGVAHMIKALGVLEPSADSLPALPPWLRGLRDAAPSSEDGSLSDVSFVTDESDRLTLDSADGQLAAEGPEGPAAPGAKPCRRDENHNSLAGGTPRRGLAAKLQQLLSPAKRPSLRHAASMEHPGSLRDAGSLRRASEQRDREPAPRRSPMETLLHPRERPESTASESSVSLGSEFDLSDTSLCSVGFHKSSDPLTEAVAGQEPPAVEVLLSSCSRCQGCDSLVYDEEVMAGWTSDDSNLNTTCPFCGRSFVPFLSIEIQDFQQPRRRGARRDGRSAWPSPT
- the DENND4B gene encoding DENN domain-containing protein 4B isoform X3, producing the protein MSDEKPPQLVDYFVVAGLTDASQPLEEESQQHRPARPSEPITDVAVIIRSQGEEVPHGFTCIETTTSGHPVDLNAGLLNNPQMYICYKRGRDKLPLIELGVHYEGKDRPKPGYKILDTTPYSRSANLNSGGPGHQRTFLAYRRAAESQGHNTLGVTDICLVMPSKGESTPHTFCRVDKNLNTSMWGPALFLCYKIAMAKANTLVYEAGLLGRYPEQDSESFPLPESVPVFCLPMGATIESWPADTKYQLPVFSTFVLTGASGDKVYGAAIQFHEAYPRERLSEKQSLRLGLLSVVDRRPIASKSVQTRKSICVLSHWPFFDVFRKFLMFIYRYSISGPHVLPLETHISHFMHNVPFPSPQRPRILVQMSPYDNLLLCQPVSSPLPLSGASFLTLLQNLGPENAVTLLVAVLTEQKLLIHSLRPDVLTSVGEALVSMIFPLRWQCPYIPLCPLTLADVLCAPVPFIVGIHSSYFDLYDPPKDVIFVDLDTNTIFQSEERKLLSPRALPRRPCKVLLASLHSHFQQLDEMYNKPVEEASLEFLLTDYDLVYGRRKQLELEIQASFLRFMACVLKGYRSYLQPITQAPSEKTRDSSNLFFLQGFLKSRDRAYHKFYGQLLRTQLFTQFIEDCSFASDRYTCLEFFDTCVDKVQVDLEKPEDVPLMELDDSHGSEHTVFIMPPEEPTGPDGAELPARYCYDGFPTLRLDLLERSQDQLMAQLCQAKSSAPSSPAPRRTKQEMKVAQRVAQKYSSVPDMWAKCLLGHCYGLWFIYLPTYVRAAASKVRALQLAYEVLKKMEAHKVVLPDEVCYRILMQLCGQYGEPVLSVRVLLEMKRAGIVPNTITYGYYNKAVLESKWPASTQGGRLRWAKLRNVVLGAAQFRQPLRQRERERRAATLPVIKALGVLEPSADSLPALPPWLRGLRDAAPSSEDGSLSDVSFVTDESDRLTLDSADGQLAAEGPEGPAAPGAKPCRRDENHNSLAGGTPRRGLAAKLQQLLSPAKRPSLRHAASMEHPGSLRDAGSLRRASEQRDREPAPRRSPMETLLHPRERPESTASESSVSLGSEFDLSDTSLCSVGFHKSSDPLTEAVAGQEPPAVEVLLSSCSRCQGCDSLVYDEEVMAGWTSDDSNLNTTCPFCGRSFVPFLSIEIQDFQQPSVAEDGSVLPPAELGPVLSDRLRCLALDEAEPEPGAAPGLCNGSVDSTAPRGPPRRSERVAFAYLSPLVLRKELESLLENEGSEFLAQPELVDSHPIIYWNLVWYFQRLGLPSNLPRLLLGSQHVAAPPQAQPPDALPVCVRLLWDVLTPEPDSCPPLYVLWRLHSNIPTRLQSWRHHNHPFSLAFLEAVLNHVGLSEVHKAIALFLETLATQSSPRHQQRSIYREILFLTLAALGRDHMDIAAFDKKYKSAYNKLAGSLGKEELRRQRAQPPSSKAIDCRKSFGATLEC